CGATTCCCCGCTACCTGAACAAAATGCGCCTTTCTCCGCCAGTGCAATTTATCACTGATAACTTAGAGGAACAATTCAAGCATCTTCCTTTTGTCGGCGAATCTCTGTCTCCAGAATTGGCACGCATCAAAGAAGGGATGAAGCGTTTAGCAGTTCCCAAAGTTGGCGCGGTGTTTGAAGAGTTGGGCTTTACCTACATGGGGCCGGTGGACGGTCACAATCTGGAAGAACTGATTGCTACCTTTAAGGAAGCGCATCAGCATTCTGGCCCAGTGCTGCTTCACGTGGCAACAATGAAAGGCAAAGGATATGAAATTGCCGAAAAAGATCAGGTTGGCTATCATGCTCAAAGCCCTTTCAACCTCGCTACTGGTAAACCAATTCCCGCTAGTTCGCCCAAACCTCCTGCTTACTCAAAAGTGTTTGCCCACACTTTAGTTAAACTAGCAGAAAATAATCCCAAAATTGTCGGTATTACTGCGGCGATGGCAACGGGAACTGGTCTGGATAAATTGCAAGTTAAATTACCCAAGCAATACATTGATGTGGGTATTGCGGAACAGCACGCTGTTACTTTGGCAGCTGGTTTAGCTTGTGAGGGAATGCGTCCCTTAGTGGCAATTTATTCCACTTTTCTACAACGCGGCTATGACCAGATTATTCACGATGTTTGCATTCAAAATTTGCCCGTCTTTTTCTGTTTAGATCGGGCCGGTATTGTCGGTGCTGATGGCCCAACGCACCAAGGGATGTACGATATTTCTTATCTGCGCTGTATTCCGAATATGGTGCTGATGGCTCCGAAAGATGAGGCAGAATTACAGCAGATGGTAGTGACGGGGATTAATTACACTGATGGCCCGATCGCAATGCGCTATCCTCGCGGCAACGGTTACGGTGTACCCTTGATGGAGGAAGGTTGGGAAGGTTTGCCGATCGGGAAAGCAGAAATTCTCCGTTCTGGCGATGATGTACTGATCTTAGGTTATGGTTCGATGGTTTATCCCGCAATGCAAGCGGCGGAAATTCTCAGCGAACACGGTATCGAAGCAACTGTAATTAATGCGCGGTTTGCCAAACCGATCGATACTGAGTTAATTGCACCTTTGGCTAAACAAATCGGTCGCGTTGTTACCCTGGAAGAAGGCTGCATTATGGGCGGCTTTGGTTCGGCGGTGATGGAAAGTTTGATGGAAAATGATGTAGTTGTGCCAGTCAAACGTATTGGCGTACCGGACATTTTAGTCGATCATGCCGAGCCAAAAGAGTCTTTTGCCGAGCTTGGTTTGACACCTGCTCAAATTGGCGATCGCATTCGCAGCGCTTTCTTTAGCAAGCAACCTTCTGCGGTTAGTTAATTTGTCAGGTTTTAACCGCAGATAAACCTGGATGAACGCCGATAATTATGTGTGTTTGTTTGTGTTTGTCTGCGGTTATTTTTCCATTCCAAATCAACGAAACACTTACGTTTATGAATCCAGGTTTAATAGCTGTATTACTTTTGCTATTCTTCAGCCCATTTTTATTGATTAGCTATCAGACATTAATCAAATTGGGCTTGATCTGGAAGTTACTTTTACTACCAATAGCTTGGTTGGTTGGGCTGTTAATTGGGGTGATATCTGGAATTTTTCTTACTAAACTACTTGAGTGGTGGAGTAATTACAATCAGCCACCTTCAGAATCAGGGTCAATGGGTGGAATAGCATGGCTTGGTATATGGTTGATTGTAACATTGATCCTGAGTGTCTTTTCTACTGCCATCTCTACTTGTCTGACTGCAAAGTTCTTTTTAATAATTGGTTTTTGATGGTGTGCTATAATTAAAATATCAATAAGTTTGTCAAATGTCTATGAGTTATCGCAACATCATTACTATTGAGCCAGGTAAACGTGGCGGTAAGCCTTGTATCAGACGAATGCGGATTACAGTATACGATGTTTTGGGCTGGTTAGCAGCTGGTATGTCTGTGGCAGAAATTTTAGATGACTTCCCAGAATTGACAGAAGAAGATATTAAAGCTTGTCTGGAATTTGCAGCGGATAGAGAACGTCGTTTGATTGCTATAGTGGGCGAAACTTGAAACTACTATTTGACCAAAACTTAAGTCGGAAATTAGTAACTCGGTTAGCTGATATCTTCCAAAATGCTAGCCATGTTCAGTTTCATGCGCTGACAGATGCAGACGATAGCGAGATTTGGGAGTTTGCGAAAATTGAAGGATTTTGTATTGTTACTCAGGATGCTGACTTTGCAGAAAGGAGTCGTCTTTACGGTTCACCACCAAAAGTAATTTGGCTGCGGTGTGGTAATACACCGACAAGCAACGTAGAAGCAATACTTCGATCTGGGGCAGAGGCAATTCAAGAACTTATGAGTAGTGCGATTTTGGATTGTCTTGAGCTTTACTGATCGCCAATTTTCCAATCAAATAAATGGTTTAAAAACTCGCTTTTGACTAAATAGAGGCAAAGAAAACCCTAATTAACTTTCCTCTCAATATCCATCCCAGATAGCGGTTTACAATCTACAAAACTGACTGAATCTGGATCGAGAAAACCAGATATCGCCATTTCTAACACAGCCTCTACCGGATATTCAATTTCTATTGAGTACGCAATCAACGCCTGCTTAATTTTATTGGGAAGTTCTGTAGGGACACGGCACGATTAAGCTTATTCCTTTACCCAAAATATCTCGGATGCCGTGTCCCTACATACTTGTCTCTTAGGAGGACTTTCGCTATTAGCCCGGAGGTTAAAACCTCCGGGCGGGCTTGTCTGCTAAATAGATAAATTTTTACCACAGATGAACACAGATGAACACAGATGAACACAGATGTAAGCGTCGTCTTAAGGTGGGGAATACAGAGATTTTATCGAAGGATTTTACCCAACCGATGCTACCAAACAAAAGATATATCCAATTTTATTTATGTACCTGACAATAAATCTTAATCTACATCTGTGTTCATCTGTGTTTATCTGTCTTTCATCTGTGGTAAAAAAAGGTAAGTTGTTGCGCTTTAGCGCTAAAGCGCAACAACCTACCCATTACCTTTCAGATAGACTCCAAATGCGAGATAATAAACTAAGCGATTTAATTTAAACCATGACATCTACTACTTCCCCAGTTTATCCAGTTATTTGGCAAGATGACCGCGTTTTACTCATTGAGCAAAATCGTCTACCAACTGAATACACTTTTGTCGAAATTACCTGCTGCGATGATATGGCGCACGCGATCAAAACGATGATTGTACGCGGCGCACCAGCTATCGGCGTAGCAGCAGCTTACGGGATGTACTTGGGTGCAAGAGATATTCAAACGGAAAGCAGAGATGAGTTTTTGAATCAGTTGGAAAAAATTGGCGAAACTTTGGCGCAAACTCGTCCGACTGCTGTTAATTTGTTTTGGGCAATTCAGAGAATGTTGAATACTGCCCGTCAAACTTTGGGGCCAGTAGAATATCTGAAAAGCCTTTTATTAGAAACGGCGAAAACTATCAACGCAGACGATATCAAAACTTGCCAGACAATTGGCGATAAAGGTTTGGAAGTTTTACCAGCTAATCCCGAAAAGCTGACTATTTTAACTCACTGCAATGCGGGTGCTTTGGCAACTGCTGGCTACGGTACGGCTTTGGGGGTGGTGCGTTCCGCCTGGAAATCTGGACGTTTGGAACGGGTATATGCTGATGAAACTCGTCCCCGTTTGCAAGGGGCAAAACTAACAGCTTGGGAATGCGTACAAGAAGGTATTCCTGTTACTTTAATCACCGATAATATGGCGGCTCATTGTATGCAGCGTGGTTTGATTCATGCTGTGGTTGTGGGTGCTGATAGAATTGCCGCGAATGGCGATACTGCTAATAAGATTGGTACTTACAGTTTAGCACTTGTGGCGAAAGCGCACAAGGTTCCTTTCTTTGTTGCGGCTCCTCTTTCTACGATCGATTTTTCGATTAGTAATGGCAGTAAAATTCCGATTGAAGAACGAGATCCCACTGAAATTTACAAGGTGGGAAATACGATGTTAACCGCAGAGGGTGTAGAGTTTTACAACCCAGCCTTTGATGTGACGCCTGCTGAATTGATTACGGCCATTATAACAGAATATGGCGCAGTCGCTCCCGCTGAGTTACAACAGTTTCAGGTGAAACAAGTAGTTTAGTTGATAGTTCATAGTTGATAGTTCATCGATATAGCTATGAACTATCAACTATTTTTATTGCACAGCAGGATGCTGCTATACGCCGATTGTGGTAACAACTAAAAAGACTAATTATAGCTAGGGGCTAGGGGCTAGGGGCTAGGGGCTAGGGAAGAGGGAAGAGGGAAAAGGTTACTCCGTAAGGGATTTGGAAAATAAGTAAGAGTTGGAGTTGCCCTAACCGCCTTGGCGGTTGCTATATTACCCTGTAGTAGGTAAAAATTGAGAATCGATGAGAAGTCGATGAGAAGTCGAAGAAGTCAATGAAAAGTCAATGAAAAGTCGATCGTAACTCGAAGAAGTCAGTCGAGAACTCGAATAGTCACCGTCTTTAATAGAAGGTGACAGATCAACAGGTAGTTTTTTTTGGAGAATTTTTATGAGTTTATCAAGTGTGCTGAAAAAGATATCGAGCGGTGCAACTTCGATCGAAAAAACTACGATCGCCACTGCTGGAGTAGTAACGTTGATAATTTTGGGTACAAGTAATGCAGCACAAGCAGCCATACTCAGTAGATTTGACTACGACACAAGTTGGGTAAACTATAGAGGAGGAGAAGGGATAAAAGTAACCTTTGGCATTACTGATGAAGCTTTTAACATACCAGTCAACGACAGAGGCAATTATCGATTAAACTATCTAAAAGCTTTTACCAATCGTTCATCTAAGTTGTTTGATGATATTGAATTGACAAAGAATGATGTCGGTAAAATATTTACAGCTACTGCCGATACAAACCCGGACTTTAAAAACTTTGCTTCCCTCTTGACCGATGGGGAAAATAATAAACTAATCTTTGCTAAAGAATATATTGGTTCACCAGTGGCAATTTTTGTGGGAAAGGATGAAAAAGATTGGTGGTATCCTAGTCAAGGGTCAAAAGAGGATAATAAAATCGACTTCAATGGCTACATCATTGACCAAATTAGCCTACAACTTGACTCTTCAGACCTATTTAAAGTAACTTTCACAATAGAAGGTCATCCCCAGGTTTCTGCTAGTACATCTCAATCAGTTCCAGAACCCAGTTCTGCGATCGGTCTATTACTTTTTGGTGCTGGCGGTGCGGTTGCTGGATTCAAACGTAAACAGCAAATATCTCACGCATAAATAGCAAGAAACAGGGTTTCTTGGAGAAACCGGGTTTCTGCGTTGGCACCTTAGCCAAATAGTATTGTTGTATGCTGTTTTTTCAAAGTCGATGAGATCTCGAATAAGTCAGTCGAGATCTCAAATAGTCACTTGCTTTAATAGGAAGTATCTCAGGGTAGAAAAGTTTTACTTTCCCCTTTCTTACTAAGAGGTTGATTATGAGTATCGAACTTCGCGTTAAGTGGTTGCTATATATCCTAAATAAGAATGGCAATCGAGGCTACAGCTACATTATAGAGCTTCTTGTTTTCATGTTCATTATTGGCATTTTGGCTGCTATTGCTTTGCCTAGTTTTGTGAATGAAGCCGGTAAAGGCAAACAATCGGAACCAAAACAATATGTTAGCTCAGTCAACAAAGCACAGCAAGCCTGGTATACAGAGAAAAATGGGTTTGTCACTGGCACTGCGGAAGCTGCATTCGCTAGTTTAGGCGTTGGCATCAGGACGCAAACCACTAACTACACATATTCAATTTCAGGTAATACTAGAAACCTAGTTCATGTATTAGCTATACCTAGATCATCTGCTATTAAAGGATACGCGGGAACTGTAGGTTTGGTGGGTTCTGGAGTTGACAAGACTTCCCAGTCAGTAGTTTGTGAAACTACTATAGCTGGAAAGACACCGACTGGTGGTACGGTGAATGGTAATGATGTTGTATGTGGTAGTAATATGCAGCAGATCAAGTAAGAGGATGTATTATGTGGAATTTTGATTGCATTTGTTAACAACAGGCAGTAAATTAACCAGAATTTACCATTTACCTATTTATTTTACCCACCAAAGGCTACCAATGAATATCGAATTTCGCGTTAAGTGGCTGTTATATATTCTGAATAAGAATAAGAATCGAGGGTTTAATATTGTGACGCTGATTGTTGTGATCTTCATTCTGGGAATTTTGGCTGCTATTGCTTTGGAGAGCCCGCATCTTGGTCAAGCCCAGAAAGGCAAACAAGCTGAAGCGAAACAATATGTTAGCACAGTCAACAAAGGTCAGCAAGCATATTACACAGAGTTTGGGAAATTTGTAACAACCAGCGACGAGAATGCCTGGAATAGTTTAGGGTTTGGTATTAAAACTCAAACTACTAACTACAAATACTCAATTTCACCTATTGGCGACGGCAGAAACGGAGTTAACGTTTTTGCACACAATACCCCAACAAATAAAGGCCGTAAAAACTACACAGGAGTTGTTGGTTTGGTAAGCATAAATACTGGTGATAAAACCATGCAGTCAATAGTATGTGAAACTAAAATTGCTGGAGATGTACCCATGCCGGGTGAAGTAACTGCAACAGAAGTAAAATGTGGCAGTAATTCTGATCCTGTCAAGTAAGATAATTATGCTCTCTGGAAACAACATTGTAGGGGCGGGTTTTGCCATAATTCTTGTCAGTTAGCCAAAAATTATCTGCCAAACCCGCCCCTACGAAACGCTATGAAGAAAATCGTTTTATTGCACCTCACAGCGGCTGCAAGCCGCTGTAAATGGCATAGCTAAGAATTAGCCAGATGTTCCAATTCTGAAACAACTCGATCCAATTCGTCAATTAGAGGCGATGACCAAGCTTGGCGAAAAGCATTTACTAAAGCGCGATAATACCAAAGACTTCCTTCTCTACCTCCCTTAAATCTTTCCCAAACTGACTCTCCCAACACCCGATAATCTTTCAAGATCGATCGCGCATTATACAGTTTATCCGATGCCGAGACTAATAGCACCGACAAGGAAGCCGTCGGGATGTGGGCAATATAAGCTTCTTTGCGCTGTCGCCAGGGGGGTTTGGGGGTGGTGTCGGAGTCTGTGCAACCATCCACAATTGCTGTGACGGTATCCCCGAAGCGGCGGCGAATTTCTGACCGCGTGGCTGCACCGCCTTGATCTTCTATGGCATCATGGAGTAAGGCTGCGATCGCTTCATCTTCATTCGCCCCATATTCTAAGGCTATACTGGTGACACCCAACAAATGTGCAATGTAAGGAACGCCGCTTCCCTTACGGACTTGGTTAGCGTGCAGTTGAGTGGCAAAAACGAGTGCTTCTGTAAAACGTTCGGGAAGAATCATTGAAATTTATGTTTGGTTTTTGGTTGATATTAGCTTATTAATGGCAGAATCGTTCAACCCAACCTACTATGAGTAAAAATTTTGGTGGAACTGTGCATAAAGTAGGATGTAGAAGTTTGTGTGCCAGGTATAACATTTTCAAGTGCGATCGCATAGAGGTAGGAAATCGCTATGTCAGGCCCAACTTTTGATGGCTTTTATGATTTAACTTCCAACTCTGACAATTTTCAGATGACTTCGGGATTACTAGCTGGGTTGCCAGGTGGACTGCGCGGACTTGATGGCAATGATCTTGTCAGCGGTTCATCTGCACCGGAAATGGTCAACGGCAATCAAGGAAAAGATTCCTTATTTGGTGGCGAAGGAACAGATGCGCTGTTTGGAGGTAAAGGCGACGACTATCTCTACGGCAACCAAGGGAAAGATTACTTGTTTGGTGACAATGATTCGGATATTCTTTTCGGTGGTAGCGATAGCGATTATCTGTTTGGCAACCAGGGTAATGACCAACTTTTTGGCGACAAAGGTAACGATGTTTTGCTTGGCGGGAAAGGAGAGGATATTCTCAGCGGTCTTGATGATAACGATATTCTGGTAGGCGACTTTGGCAAAGATACTTTAATTGGTGGTGGAGGCGAAGATATTTTTGTACTGCGAACCGATACTGCTGTAACTGATGCTGCTTTGGCAGATATTATTCGTGATTTTAATAATGGTTTCGATCGCATTGGATTAACTGGCGGTTTAACGGCGGGTGACCTTTCTCTGGAACCAGGATCTCTCACTGTTGGTAGTTCGGATACGCTGATTAGAGTTAAATCTTCTGGGGCAATTTTAGGTTGGGTAGAGGGAATTTTACCGAATCAAATAGTCAGCGATCGCTTTGTGTCTGCCGATGCTTTATTAGTCGCCGAAAGCAACAATATTAACAACCTCTTGTCTGCTATTCCTTTTAACAGCAGCATTGTCCGAAACGAACCAATTTCATCCACGCCTATCAGTGTCAGCGTTAACGCATTACCAGCACCTTTCCAAACCCAAAGTGCTACAAAATTTCCTCAAGTTGTGCCTATCCCAGAAAATCCCGCGCTGCAAGTACCGCCGGGTTTTGAAGTAAATGTATTTGCCGCTGGTTTGGAAAGTCCGCGCTTTTTAACTGTCAGTCCTACAGGCGATATATTAGTAGCTGAAACATCGCAAAATCGCATTCGCTTGCTGCGCGATACGAATGGCGATCGCGTCGCCGATGTTCGCACAACTTTTGCCAGTGCAGAAAATGGACTAAATCTGCCATTTGGGATGGTTTTTGTCGGTAATTACTTATATGTTGGCAATACTAATGCCGTAGTGCGTTTTCCCTACTCTAACGGCCAATTGCAAATCGTAGGTACAGGCGAGAAAATTGCTGACTTACCTACTGGCGGACACTCAACCCGCAATCTCGCACTTTCGCCGGATGGACAGAAATTGTATGTTGCGATCGGATCTGCTTCTAATGTAAATGCAGACCCCTTACCACGCGCCTCGGTACAGGTGATGAATCTTGATGGTTCTAATCAACAAACCTTCGCTTTCGGTTTGCGAAACCCAGTTGGACTCGACTTTAATCCGACAACTGGGAAACTCTACACGGTGGTTAACGAACGCGATGGTTTAGGCGACGATTTAGTGCCAGATTATTTAACTGGTTTGAATGCTGGTGAATTCTACGGTTGGCCTTATACTTATTTAGCACCTAATTTACTCGATCCGCGCCGCACAGTTAACGGACAAAGCGAAAATCCCGATTTAGCAGCAAGTACCCGCACTCCCGACCTTTTGTTACAGGCGCATTCTGCACCTTTGGGATTGGAATTTTATAACGGTCAAACTTTCCCCCAAGAATATCGTAACGGTGCGTTTGTGGCGTTTCACGGTTCCTGGAATCGCGATCGGGCCACTGGTTACAAGGTTGTGTTTGCGCCTTTCGGTGCAGATGGTCGTCCTCTAGGTTCTTACCAAGATTTTCTCAGTGGTTTTCTGAGTAATCCTTCTGTACCGACAGCTTGGGGACGACCTACGGGTTTACAAACTTTGCCTGATGGTAGTCTTCTAGTGACTGATGATGCAAATAACCGAATTTATCGAGTGCAATATGTACCGTTAGGTTAAAGAAGTGGTTAAATATTGATTCGCATCCCTCAGAATTTGCTTACTGGGGTCGAAGGTGATCAGTGCGATCGCACTTTCGCGATCGGCCCAAGTATAGTTTTGAATCTCCTCTTCCTGGTAGGTAACCGTTGCTGACTGCACCAATGCTAGAAAGTAAGTTACTGTTTTATCAAACGTTTCTCCATTTCGCGTAAAAGTGTAATGTTCCGCAAACGAAACTCCCTCTAGCAAAGTGTAATCAGAAATTCCCGTTTCCTCCACGAATTCGCGACAAGCAGCTTGCACAGGTGACTCACCTTCAACAGCGTGTCCCTTGGGAAATCCCCAGTGTCCCGCCTGGTGTTGAATCAGCAAAAACGAATAGGTATCGCCTTGGCGCAAAATCGGGATAATGCCAAAAGACTCATCTTTAGGAATGTTAGAATCAATCATTTGAGTTATAACTACTGTTAACTATAAATTTTTCAATTGGTTTACCCAACTCAGGTACAATCAGTTCGTAACTTTCTGGATCGTATCCGAAAGCCTCTAGTTGCGATTTCAGCAAATCAAGCGCATCGTAATAGGTGAAAATTGCTCCTCGATAAAAAGCAACATCTGCTTCTGTCTCCGACTTTTCAGCTTTGCGTAAATATTGAGTGTATTTTTCTTGAAGTAAGGTAATGTAGTCTTTGACAAAGTTATGAAGTTCTCGATTCACTATCCTCTCTCCTGAAGTATTCCTTCCAGAATCATTTTTTGTTTTTGCTGACGCGCAATATCGCTCAACCATTTATCTTCAACGAGTGCGCGTTGTTGTCTGGGGTCGAGGCTGCTAAAATTAGGAATGTGTAACTCAGGATTTTGAATCCAGCTTTTATGTTCAGCAATGCGTCTTTCCAGAGAACGAATGGATATTTGTATTTCCGTGTCCGGTTTATTGACATATTGATTGTAAAATCCAGAATGCTTTCCTCCCGCTTTGGCTATCTCAAAAGGATTTGACACTTTTACATTATCCTGATTTATCAAAAATGTAACTGTTTTAGGGGCTAGGGGGCTAGGGGAAGCCGGAAGCGGGGGAGTGAATCCCCAGTCCCTAGTCCCCAGTCCCTAGTCCCCAGTCCCTAGTCCCTAGTCCCTAGTCCCCAGTCCCCAGTTACTAGGGAAGAGGAGAAGATTTATTTCAAGAAATAAAATCTAAAATCTAAAATCTAAAAGGCCCTCTGCTCCAGCGATATTGCTTTTGATCTGTCATTGCCGATCGAAACAAGCTAAAATTGTAATAAATCTTTAAACAGATCCGATTTCCAACTCCCTGAGACTTCCATGACTCTTCCCATTCGCAACGTTGCCATCATTGCCCACGTAGATCACGGCAAAACCACTCTTGTTGACGCCCTGCTCAAACAATCCGGCATCTTCCGCGAAGGGGAAGAAGTTCCTGATTGTGTCATGGACTCCAACGCGATCGAGCGGGAGCGGGGCATTACCATTTTATCGAAGAACACAGCCGTTAAATACAAAGAGACGCTGATCAATATAGTTGATACCCCCGGACACGCCGACTTTGGCGGCGAAGTCGAACGGGTATTGGGTATGGTGGATGGCTGTCTTCTAATTGTCGATGCCAACGAAGGCCCGATGCCCCAAACCCGGTTCGTGCTGAAAAAAGCCCTGGAAAAGGGATTGCGCCCCATCGTCGTAGTCAATAAAATCGATCGGCCCCAGGCAGAACCCTACAAAGCCATTGATAAAGTATTGGATCTGTTCATAGAATTGGGTGCAGATGATGCCCAGTGCGACTTTCCCCATCTATTTGCCTCCGGTTTGGCAGGCTACGCCAAAAATGAACTGGATGGCGAAAGCTCAGACATGAAGCCTCTGTTTGATGCTATTCTGCGTCACGTACCGCCACCAGTCGGCGACCCCAACAAACCATTGCAATTGCAAGTTACAACCCTAGATTATTCCGACTACTTGGGTCGGATTGTGATTGGTCGCATCCATAACGGTACGATCAGAGCAGGTCAACAAGCCGCTTTGGTGACGGAAACCGGCGCAATTGTGAAAGGCAAAATCACCAAATTGATGGGATTTGAAGGTTTGAAGCGGATTGAAATGGCAGAAGCGACCGCTGGATACATCGTTGCAGTAGCAGGATTTGCCGATGCTAATATCGGGGAAACGATTACTTGTCCCGACGATCCGCAAGCGCTACCACTAATTAAAGTGGATGAGCCTACCTTGCAGATGACCTTCTCCGTGAACGATTCGCCGTTTGCGGGACAGGAAGGAACTTTGGTGACATCGCGGCAAGTGCGCGATCGCTTGATGCGAGAATTAGAAACAAACGTCGCCCTCCGCGTCGAAGAAACCGATTCCCCCGACAAATTCCTCGTTTCCGGTCGTGGTGAATTGCACCTGGGTATCCTGATTGAAAATATGCGTCGCGAAGGTCACGAATTCCAGGTTTCTCAGCCCCAAGTTATCTACCGCGAAGTCAACGGTAAACCTTACGAACCTTTTGAGTATCTAGTGCTGGACGTTCCAGAAGAAAGCGTTGGTAGCTGCATCGAACGCTTAGGACAGCGCAAAGGCGAAATGCAAGATATGCAGGTTGGTGGTAATAAGCGCACCCAACTAGATTTTGTGATTCCCGCCCGTGGTCTAATTGGTTTCCGAGGTGAAGTCATGCGGATAACTCGCGGCGAAGGGATCATGAATCACAGTTTCCTAGAATACCGACCCCTCTGCGGAGATATTTCAGCCCGTCGCAACGGGGTGCTGATTTCCTTTGAAGAAGGAGTCTCCACCTACTACGCACTGCAAAATGCTGAAGACAGAGGTGTATTCTTTATTACCCCCGGCACGAAGGTCTACAGGGGCATGATTGTGGGAGAAAACACCCGACCTCAAGACCTGGAACTCAACATCTGTAAGACGAAGCAGCTAACTAACCACCGCGCATCTGGCGGTGAAGAATTGGTGCAGTTGCAATCGCCCGTGGATATGAGTTTGGAGCGTGCTTTAGAATACATTGGCCCCGATGAATTGGTGGAAGTGACGCCGAAATCAATTCGTCTGCGGAAGATGTCGAAGAAGTTGGTGAAGCGCTAGAGAGTAGTTAAAAGGTAACTAAAAAGCAAAGGTGGGCATTGCCCACCTTTGCTTTTTAGGTAACATCAAATTTTAATCGCCGTTTCTACTTATGCTCCTAGAATAGAGAATGCTTCTTGAACAAATTGTTTATATTTTGTTGAATTTTCACTCAGTATTTCTGTTAAGTTAAAGTAGCTAGAGATTGTTGAATCGTTCTGAATACGAGTATGTACCTGAGTAGTAAGACAACTTGCCAGGAGGATGGTTTGGACGTAAGGATTCCTGCGTAAAGCTTCCTCAAAAGATTTTTTTGCCGCACCATAACGTTCAAGTGCCCCAGCAGGATCTGCACCTCCTTTAACCTCAATTACACCTGTTGTTGCACCCTGATTACCGATCAGTGAAATATCTGGCTCGCTAGAAAAAAGTATTGAGGTATGATTAACTAACATGATACCCCGATAACGCTCAATATTTCCTAGCTGTTCCTCAAGTTTCTCTGAGTCGTATAACTCAACCCCCGTACCTACACGGGGTATCAAAGCGGCAAGAAGATTGCGTTCTTTAGCCTCTTTAACAAGAAGACGCTGAACAACTTTTTCTGCTTCCTCCCCAATAGCATTACGCCATGAACCGTCAATCTGCGCCCCTGTTGATGCTAGTAATATTCCGTACAATTCGTCTTCTGTAATACTTTCTATAGAGCTATCAATGATGAGCGAGATGTGTTCGTTAAAAAGTCGGCTAAGTTTGAGGGCTTGGTCTTCCGTTAGAGAATAACGATTGTCTTCATCAATCTCAACTTTCTTGACATCTACACTTACTAAATACTTAACTGCTTTTTGAGAAAGCGCTGCAATATTTCGATAATAAGCGATTAGTATAGGGTGTTCTCGAATTAATCTAGGGTGACAAAACACTTGAATAAGTTCCAAGTTGTCATGTTCGCAGATGTAGGTATAAGCATCCTCTCTAATACCCCAGTTTGTCCAACCATCCCAACTGTATAGATGCTTGACGGGTAATAGTGCATCAATCTTACCACGGAAAGATAGAGTCTTGTATTCTTTGAGTTTGCGATAAAAGAAGGTTGAACGCAGTCGATAGTTTATCCGATT
This genomic stretch from Argonema galeatum A003/A1 harbors:
- the dxs gene encoding 1-deoxy-D-xylulose-5-phosphate synthase; the encoded protein is MHLSEVTHPNQLHGLSIHQLKQIARQIREKHLQTVATSGGHLGPGLGVVELTLGLYQTLDLDRDKVIWDVGHQAYPHKIITGRYSRFHTLRQKNGIAGYLKRCESNFDHFGAGHASTSISAALGMALARDMKGDNFKVVAVIGDGAMTGGMALEAINHAGHLPKTNLLVVLNDNEMSISPNVGAIPRYLNKMRLSPPVQFITDNLEEQFKHLPFVGESLSPELARIKEGMKRLAVPKVGAVFEELGFTYMGPVDGHNLEELIATFKEAHQHSGPVLLHVATMKGKGYEIAEKDQVGYHAQSPFNLATGKPIPASSPKPPAYSKVFAHTLVKLAENNPKIVGITAAMATGTGLDKLQVKLPKQYIDVGIAEQHAVTLAAGLACEGMRPLVAIYSTFLQRGYDQIIHDVCIQNLPVFFCLDRAGIVGADGPTHQGMYDISYLRCIPNMVLMAPKDEAELQQMVVTGINYTDGPIAMRYPRGNGYGVPLMEEGWEGLPIGKAEILRSGDDVLILGYGSMVYPAMQAAEILSEHGIEATVINARFAKPIDTELIAPLAKQIGRVVTLEEGCIMGGFGSAVMESLMENDVVVPVKRIGVPDILVDHAEPKESFAELGLTPAQIGDRIRSAFFSKQPSAVS
- a CDS encoding DUF433 domain-containing protein, with translation MSYRNIITIEPGKRGGKPCIRRMRITVYDVLGWLAAGMSVAEILDDFPELTEEDIKACLEFAADRERRLIAIVGET
- a CDS encoding DUF5615 family PIN-like protein, with amino-acid sequence MKLLFDQNLSRKLVTRLADIFQNASHVQFHALTDADDSEIWEFAKIEGFCIVTQDADFAERSRLYGSPPKVIWLRCGNTPTSNVEAILRSGAEAIQELMSSAILDCLELY
- the mtnA gene encoding S-methyl-5-thioribose-1-phosphate isomerase, which translates into the protein MTSTTSPVYPVIWQDDRVLLIEQNRLPTEYTFVEITCCDDMAHAIKTMIVRGAPAIGVAAAYGMYLGARDIQTESRDEFLNQLEKIGETLAQTRPTAVNLFWAIQRMLNTARQTLGPVEYLKSLLLETAKTINADDIKTCQTIGDKGLEVLPANPEKLTILTHCNAGALATAGYGTALGVVRSAWKSGRLERVYADETRPRLQGAKLTAWECVQEGIPVTLITDNMAAHCMQRGLIHAVVVGADRIAANGDTANKIGTYSLALVAKAHKVPFFVAAPLSTIDFSISNGSKIPIEERDPTEIYKVGNTMLTAEGVEFYNPAFDVTPAELITAIITEYGAVAPAELQQFQVKQVV
- a CDS encoding PEP-CTERM sorting domain-containing protein, which translates into the protein MSLSSVLKKISSGATSIEKTTIATAGVVTLIILGTSNAAQAAILSRFDYDTSWVNYRGGEGIKVTFGITDEAFNIPVNDRGNYRLNYLKAFTNRSSKLFDDIELTKNDVGKIFTATADTNPDFKNFASLLTDGENNKLIFAKEYIGSPVAIFVGKDEKDWWYPSQGSKEDNKIDFNGYIIDQISLQLDSSDLFKVTFTIEGHPQVSASTSQSVPEPSSAIGLLLFGAGGAVAGFKRKQQISHA
- a CDS encoding type IV pilin-like G/H family protein; amino-acid sequence: MSIELRVKWLLYILNKNGNRGYSYIIELLVFMFIIGILAAIALPSFVNEAGKGKQSEPKQYVSSVNKAQQAWYTEKNGFVTGTAEAAFASLGVGIRTQTTNYTYSISGNTRNLVHVLAIPRSSAIKGYAGTVGLVGSGVDKTSQSVVCETTIAGKTPTGGTVNGNDVVCGSNMQQIK
- a CDS encoding type IV pilin-like G/H family protein is translated as MNIEFRVKWLLYILNKNKNRGFNIVTLIVVIFILGILAAIALESPHLGQAQKGKQAEAKQYVSTVNKGQQAYYTEFGKFVTTSDENAWNSLGFGIKTQTTNYKYSISPIGDGRNGVNVFAHNTPTNKGRKNYTGVVGLVSINTGDKTMQSIVCETKIAGDVPMPGEVTATEVKCGSNSDPVK